In a genomic window of Asticcacaulis sp.:
- a CDS encoding ABC-type transport auxiliary lipoprotein family protein, which produces MKTLKTTAVLGVAIALTGCVTLLPKTKPAQLYRFGYTPEMVEQKAEAAGTAGRAVGMAPTGIVFGTVTFPQDSAGDRIVTVEGSEVAYVAEARWTSAASGLFKDAISTGFARGGQTVTLEPRGPTAANFRLDISVRKFETDYKRNRPTVSVALDARLIRLSDRMVVGQKFISADIPVRKSDMSLMADGYNQATTQVVTSLIDFSEDALASYAQTAMPQEMAKPSATQKVEGL; this is translated from the coding sequence ATGAAAACCCTGAAGACGACGGCTGTTCTGGGCGTTGCTATAGCGCTTACTGGCTGTGTGACCCTGCTGCCCAAGACCAAGCCGGCCCAGCTTTATCGCTTCGGCTATACGCCGGAGATGGTCGAGCAAAAGGCCGAGGCGGCGGGCACGGCCGGCCGCGCGGTTGGCATGGCGCCTACGGGCATTGTGTTTGGCACCGTTACCTTCCCGCAGGACAGCGCCGGCGATCGCATCGTTACAGTGGAAGGCAGTGAGGTCGCCTATGTGGCCGAAGCGCGCTGGACCTCGGCGGCCTCTGGCCTCTTCAAGGACGCGATCTCGACCGGCTTCGCGCGTGGCGGCCAGACGGTGACGCTTGAACCGCGAGGGCCGACGGCAGCCAATTTCCGCCTCGATATCAGCGTGCGCAAGTTCGAGACGGACTATAAGCGCAATCGCCCGACGGTTTCGGTGGCGCTGGATGCGCGTCTGATCCGACTGTCGGACCGTATGGTGGTGGGGCAGAAATTCATCAGCGCCGATATTCCCGTGCGCAAGAGCGATATGTCGCTGATGGCGGACGGTTATAACCAGGCGACGACCCAGGTGGTGACCAGCCTGATCGATTTCAGCGAGGACGCCCTGGCCAGCTATGCCCAGACGGCGATGCCTCAGGAAATGGCGAAACCATCGGCGACGCAGAAGGTTGAGGGGCTGTAA
- a CDS encoding 3-oxoacid CoA-transferase subunit B, with amino-acid sequence MPWTRDDLAKRAARELQDGFYVNLGIGIPTLVANHIPEGMTVTLQSENGMLGMGPFPYEDEIDADLINAGKQTITELDETSYFSSSDSFAMIRGGHINLTILGAMEVAENGDIANWMIPGKLVKGMGGAMDLVAGVKRVVVVMDHANKHGESKVLKACTLPLTGTRVVNLIITNLGVFEVKPDGSGLKLIELAPDVTLEDIAEKTEAAYEVALA; translated from the coding sequence ATGCCCTGGACCCGCGATGACCTCGCCAAGCGCGCCGCCCGTGAATTGCAGGACGGCTTCTACGTCAATCTCGGTATTGGTATCCCGACCCTAGTGGCCAACCATATCCCCGAAGGTATGACGGTCACGCTGCAGTCGGAAAACGGTATGCTCGGCATGGGGCCCTTCCCCTATGAGGATGAGATCGATGCCGACCTGATCAATGCCGGCAAGCAGACCATTACCGAGCTGGACGAGACGAGCTATTTCTCGTCATCGGACTCGTTTGCCATGATCCGCGGCGGCCATATCAACCTGACCATCCTGGGGGCCATGGAAGTGGCCGAAAACGGCGACATCGCCAACTGGATGATCCCCGGCAAGCTGGTCAAGGGCATGGGCGGCGCCATGGATCTGGTAGCCGGCGTCAAGCGTGTCGTCGTGGTCATGGACCATGCCAACAAGCACGGCGAATCGAAGGTTTTGAAAGCCTGCACCCTGCCGCTGACCGGCACGCGCGTGGTCAATCTGATTATCACCAATCTCGGTGTGTTCGAAGTCAAGCCGGATGGTTCGGGGTTGAAACTGATCGAACTGGCGCCGGATGTGACGCTGGAAGACATCGCCGAAAAGACCGAAGCGGCTTACGAAGTGGCGCTGGCTTAA
- a CDS encoding monovalent cation:proton antiporter-2 (CPA2) family protein — protein sequence MDIHLLLNVFVFLLAGCVVVPLAQRFRLGSVLGYLIAGIIIGPFVLGLIGEAEKVMHFAEFGVIMMMFLIGMELEPAILWRLRKQIVGLGGLQVALTALALMVTGVLLGHSWQASLAVGMALALSSTALVMQMLREKNLTHTVVGETSFAILLFQDIAVIPILIIIPLLASSLHLSVLPAAGEHSTSLIAHWPAWLQPVAVVTVIAGVIFSGKYLSRYIFGAIARANLREVFTAASLALVIGVTILMELVGVSPALGAFIAGVVLANSEYRRTIETDIEPFKGLLLGLFFISVGMGMDFTVLMAHPVGLIAAVVCVMVVKGLLLFGLGRLFRLDTAPALGLAFGLCQGGEFAFVLLQMIGGLKLIDPEIQKFLVLLVALSIALTPILVAIYGRYIQPMFMSTLPAHYDEIDEHNGVIIAGFGRFGQIVGRFMVSQGVEITVLEKSPEQVELLRKFGSKAYFGDATRLDLLRSAGAEEARMLVVAVDDADSAVEIVKLAKENFPQLKIFARARNRRHAFDLDRAGADYYHRELLDSSLTMARDAMIALGYPKADIERRAKKFRNHDIETLRRSFAFFESEPDMINFARLSREELEGILREDQQDV from the coding sequence ATGGACATACATCTTTTACTCAACGTGTTCGTCTTCCTGCTGGCGGGCTGCGTGGTCGTGCCGCTGGCACAGCGTTTCCGGCTCGGATCGGTGCTCGGTTATCTGATCGCCGGTATCATTATCGGCCCGTTCGTGCTTGGCCTGATCGGCGAGGCGGAAAAGGTCATGCACTTCGCCGAATTCGGCGTCATCATGATGATGTTCCTGATCGGCATGGAACTGGAACCGGCCATTCTGTGGCGCCTGCGCAAGCAGATTGTCGGCCTGGGCGGCCTGCAGGTGGCCCTGACCGCCCTGGCCCTGATGGTGACCGGCGTGCTGCTTGGCCATTCGTGGCAGGCGTCTCTGGCGGTCGGCATGGCGTTGGCCTTGTCCTCCACCGCCCTTGTCATGCAGATGCTGCGTGAAAAGAACCTGACTCATACAGTCGTCGGGGAAACTTCCTTCGCTATCCTGCTGTTCCAGGATATCGCCGTCATCCCGATCCTGATCATCATCCCGCTACTGGCATCCAGCCTGCATCTCAGCGTTCTGCCGGCGGCCGGCGAGCATTCAACCAGCCTGATCGCCCACTGGCCGGCCTGGCTGCAGCCGGTGGCGGTGGTGACGGTGATTGCGGGCGTGATCTTCAGCGGAAAGTACCTGTCGCGCTATATCTTCGGCGCCATTGCCCGCGCCAACCTGCGCGAGGTCTTCACGGCCGCGTCGCTGGCCCTGGTCATCGGCGTCACCATCCTGATGGAACTGGTGGGCGTTTCCCCGGCGCTGGGCGCCTTTATCGCCGGGGTGGTTCTGGCCAATTCGGAATACCGCCGCACCATCGAGACCGATATCGAGCCGTTCAAGGGCCTGCTGCTCGGCCTGTTCTTTATCTCGGTCGGCATGGGCATGGATTTCACCGTCCTGATGGCGCATCCGGTCGGGCTGATCGCCGCGGTGGTCTGTGTCATGGTGGTGAAGGGCCTTCTGCTGTTCGGGCTTGGCCGTCTGTTCAGGCTCGATACGGCCCCGGCCCTGGGGCTGGCCTTCGGTCTTTGCCAGGGCGGCGAATTCGCCTTCGTCCTGCTGCAGATGATCGGCGGGTTGAAACTGATCGATCCTGAAATCCAGAAATTCCTGGTCCTGCTCGTGGCGCTGTCGATCGCCCTGACGCCGATCCTGGTCGCCATCTATGGCCGATATATCCAGCCGATGTTCATGAGCACCTTGCCGGCCCATTATGACGAGATCGACGAGCATAATGGTGTGATCATCGCCGGTTTTGGTCGCTTCGGTCAGATCGTCGGCCGTTTCATGGTCAGCCAGGGGGTAGAGATTACGGTTCTGGAAAAGAGCCCGGAACAGGTGGAGTTACTGCGCAAGTTCGGCTCGAAAGCCTATTTTGGCGATGCCACGCGGCTGGACCTGCTGCGGTCGGCCGGTGCCGAGGAGGCGCGGATGCTGGTGGTGGCGGTCGACGATGCCGACAGCGCGGTGGAAATCGTCAAGCTCGCCAAGGAGAATTTCCCGCAGCTCAAGATCTTCGCTCGTGCCCGCAATCGCCGCCACGCCTTCGATCTCGATCGTGCCGGCGCCGACTATTATCACCGCGAACTGCTGGATTCGTCCCTGACCATGGCGCGCGACGCCATGATCGCGCTGGGATACCCCAAGGCGGATATCGAGCGGCGGGCGAAGAAATTCCGCAATCACGACATCGAAACGCTGAGGCGCTCTTTTGCCTTCTTCGAGAGCGAGCCGGACATGATCAATTTCGCCCGGCTGTCACGCGAGGAACTGGAAGGTATCCTGCGCGAGGACCAGCAGGACGTTTAA
- a CDS encoding FAD-dependent oxidoreductase, producing the protein MSGVVIIGAGHAGGSAAGFLRQYGYTGHITLIGAEPYLPYQRPPLSKAWLKGEASLDDLYLRGDTFYADQNIDAHVNTQAVSIDRIGKTVTLLGGITLPYDYLILATGSKARPFPVPGADRVPHHLLRTLDDAEALKNALQPGHRIGLIGAGYVGLETAASARHLGCEVTVFERESRILARVASPALSNFFTEMHMGRGVGIFTEAAITELSIGQGDKKVVHLADGRTHEFDLLLVGIGALANDDLAQAAGLECANGIVVDELGRTSDPDIFAIGDVTSRTLPIYDGRFRLESVPNALEQAKQAAAAITGYKPPVVETPWFWSDQYEFKLQIAGLLRPDTRAIVRGDLTSGAFSVFHLDGTGRLMAAECVSKPADFMAAKLLIAKGVALDDTIADPEVSLKPYLQK; encoded by the coding sequence ATGTCGGGTGTCGTCATCATCGGGGCCGGACATGCCGGCGGGTCGGCGGCGGGGTTCCTGCGTCAGTACGGCTACACTGGCCATATCACCCTGATCGGCGCTGAACCCTACCTGCCCTATCAGCGCCCGCCGCTGTCCAAAGCCTGGCTCAAGGGCGAAGCCTCGCTCGATGACCTCTACCTACGTGGCGACACATTCTATGCCGACCAGAACATCGATGCCCACGTCAATACACAGGCGGTGTCTATCGATCGCATCGGCAAGACCGTCACCCTGCTGGGCGGCATCACCCTGCCCTATGACTATCTGATCCTCGCCACCGGCTCGAAAGCGCGCCCATTCCCGGTGCCTGGCGCCGACCGCGTGCCGCATCACCTGCTGCGCACGCTCGATGACGCCGAAGCGCTCAAGAATGCCCTCCAGCCCGGTCACCGTATAGGCCTGATCGGCGCCGGCTATGTCGGGCTGGAAACCGCCGCTTCGGCGCGTCATCTCGGCTGCGAGGTTACCGTTTTCGAGCGCGAAAGCCGCATCCTGGCGCGTGTCGCCTCCCCCGCGCTGTCGAACTTCTTCACCGAAATGCACATGGGGCGTGGTGTCGGTATCTTTACGGAAGCGGCGATTACCGAGCTTTCAATCGGCCAGGGCGATAAAAAAGTGGTCCATCTTGCCGACGGCCGCACGCATGAGTTCGACCTGCTGCTGGTCGGCATCGGCGCCCTGGCCAATGACGATCTGGCGCAGGCGGCAGGGCTCGAATGCGCAAATGGCATTGTGGTCGACGAACTGGGCCGCACCAGTGATCCGGATATCTTCGCCATCGGCGATGTGACCTCGCGCACCCTGCCCATCTATGACGGCCGTTTCCGGCTGGAGAGCGTGCCCAATGCGCTCGAACAGGCCAAGCAGGCCGCCGCCGCCATTACTGGTTACAAACCGCCGGTCGTGGAGACGCCATGGTTCTGGTCGGATCAGTATGAATTCAAACTGCAAATCGCCGGTCTTCTGCGCCCCGATACACGGGCCATTGTCCGTGGTGATTTGACCAGCGGCGCCTTCAGCGTCTTCCACCTTGACGGCACAGGTCGCCTGATGGCCGCCGAATGCGTCAGCAAACCGGCCGATTTCATGGCTGCCAAGCTGCTGATCGCCAAGGGCGTCGCCCTGGATGACACCATCGCCGATCCGGAAGTTTCTTTGAAGCCTTACTTGCAAAAGTAA
- a CDS encoding MCE family protein: MERQAHYALVGLATFALALVLTVFAFWFIQFDFNKSFGTYEVEFNTPVDGLTKGAEVHFNGIKVGEVTGLRLGNANTHQVIATVQLDEGTPVRVDSVASLEPQGITGLFYMQISPGSANAPLLKHKPGAPPPLIHSQESALSKLLSGSGSVIENTYESLNRVNRLLSDQNIKTFSDSLNNLEAITAELKGREQMIDDAHAAIVSAGEAADAVTRLANSTNGVASDKLPQTLDQINAATKKLADAADHVATLADAMKAPADQLNSTTLPELQESLRNLNDASESVKDLVDSVQASPQGLINKPVAKERKVSQ, from the coding sequence ATGGAACGTCAAGCCCATTATGCTCTGGTCGGTCTCGCCACATTTGCCCTCGCGCTTGTGCTGACTGTCTTTGCCTTCTGGTTCATCCAGTTCGACTTCAACAAGAGCTTCGGCACCTATGAGGTCGAGTTCAACACGCCGGTCGACGGCCTGACCAAAGGGGCGGAAGTCCACTTCAATGGCATCAAGGTCGGTGAGGTGACGGGCCTGCGTCTCGGCAATGCCAATACCCATCAGGTGATCGCCACGGTGCAGCTTGATGAAGGCACGCCGGTACGCGTCGATTCCGTCGCCTCTCTGGAGCCACAGGGCATTACCGGGCTTTTCTACATGCAGATTTCGCCCGGTTCGGCCAATGCGCCGCTGCTGAAGCACAAGCCGGGCGCGCCGCCACCATTGATCCACAGTCAGGAAAGCGCGCTCTCGAAGCTCTTGTCCGGCTCCGGTTCGGTGATCGAAAATACCTATGAGAGCCTGAACCGCGTCAATCGCCTGCTGTCGGACCAGAACATCAAGACCTTCTCGGACAGCCTGAACAATCTCGAAGCCATCACCGCCGAACTGAAGGGCCGCGAGCAGATGATCGATGACGCTCACGCGGCCATTGTCAGCGCTGGCGAGGCGGCCGATGCGGTGACGCGCCTGGCCAATTCGACCAATGGCGTGGCCTCTGACAAGCTGCCGCAGACGCTCGATCAGATCAATGCGGCCACCAAGAAACTGGCCGATGCCGCCGATCATGTGGCGACCCTGGCCGATGCCATGAAGGCACCGGCGGACCAGCTTAATTCGACCACCCTGCCGGAGTTGCAGGAAAGCCTGCGCAACCTCAATGACGCCTCGGAATCGGTCAAGGATCTGGTTGATTCCGTACAGGCCAGCCCGCAGGGCCTGATCAACAAGCCCGTCGCCAAGGAAAGAAAGGTGAGCCAATGA
- the hutG gene encoding N-formylglutamate deformylase: MTASTGIGSTETMPSADNIPSTDHPVFDFTEGTLPLVIAAPHVGTYIPPDIAAKLNETGRAVRETDFHVHRLFDFARDLGATTLFATHSRYVVDLNRDPAGANLYPGQFETGLCPVSDFDQNPIYPEGHNPCAAEIDFRRETYWQPYHDQLRATLDAAVARHGKALLIDAHSIRGMIPSLFEGRLSDLNFGTNSGATLRGNTLKALQDWRAKTNSYSHVLDERFKGGYTTRHYGALSEEIQALQIEIVQDTYLDSNTPHLYDAGIAAPLSNTLRPLVEALVAAL; this comes from the coding sequence TTGACAGCCAGCACCGGCATAGGTTCAACTGAAACCATGCCGTCAGCCGATAATATTCCGTCTACAGACCATCCCGTCTTCGATTTTACCGAAGGCACATTGCCGCTCGTCATTGCCGCGCCCCATGTCGGCACCTATATTCCACCGGACATCGCCGCGAAGCTGAACGAGACCGGCCGGGCCGTGCGCGAGACCGATTTCCACGTTCACCGCCTGTTCGATTTCGCCAGAGACCTGGGTGCCACCACGCTTTTCGCCACCCATTCTCGCTATGTCGTTGATCTCAACCGCGATCCGGCCGGCGCCAATCTCTATCCCGGCCAGTTCGAAACCGGCCTCTGCCCGGTCAGCGATTTCGACCAGAACCCGATCTATCCCGAAGGGCATAATCCTTGCGCCGCAGAAATCGACTTTCGCCGCGAGACCTACTGGCAGCCCTATCATGACCAGCTTAGAGCCACGCTCGACGCTGCCGTGGCGCGCCATGGCAAGGCACTTCTCATCGATGCCCACTCGATCCGCGGCATGATCCCCAGCCTGTTTGAAGGCCGCCTGTCCGATCTCAATTTCGGCACTAATTCCGGTGCTACCCTGCGGGGAAATACACTTAAAGCTTTGCAGGATTGGCGAGCAAAAACAAATAGCTACAGCCATGTGCTCGATGAGCGCTTCAAGGGCGGCTACACCACGCGTCACTACGGGGCCTTATCTGAAGAGATTCAGGCCCTCCAGATTGAAATTGTTCAGGACACTTACCTAGACTCGAACACGCCGCACCTGTATGACGCTGGCATCGCCGCCCCCTTAAGTAACACCCTGCGCCCGCTCGTCGAGGCGCTTGTGGCGGCCCTTTAA
- a CDS encoding CoA transferase subunit A — protein sequence MSSSPKVFPDAKSALEGFTFDGMTVMSGGFGLCGIPENLIAALRDSSVKRITVISNNAGVDGFGLGQLLETRQIRKMISSYVGENKEFERQYLAGELELEFNPQGTLAERIRAGGAGIPGFYTATGVGTIVADGKEIKRFGDRDYVLETGLVADLSIIKAWKGDARGNLIFRKTARNFNPMMATAGKVCIAEVEEIVPVGSLDPDKIHTPGIYIDRIVQGTFEKRIEQRTIRAKEEV from the coding sequence ATGTCCAGTTCCCCCAAAGTTTTCCCCGACGCCAAAAGCGCGCTTGAAGGTTTTACCTTCGACGGCATGACCGTCATGTCCGGCGGCTTCGGCCTGTGCGGCATCCCTGAAAATCTGATCGCGGCCCTGCGCGATTCCAGCGTGAAGAGGATCACCGTCATCTCCAACAATGCCGGCGTCGATGGCTTTGGCCTCGGCCAGTTGCTGGAAACCCGGCAGATTAGGAAGATGATCAGTTCTTACGTCGGCGAGAACAAGGAATTCGAGCGGCAATATCTCGCCGGTGAACTGGAGCTGGAGTTCAATCCGCAGGGCACTTTGGCTGAGCGTATCCGCGCTGGCGGCGCTGGCATTCCCGGCTTCTATACCGCCACCGGCGTCGGCACAATCGTGGCCGATGGCAAGGAAATCAAACGGTTCGGTGACCGCGATTATGTGCTGGAAACCGGCCTCGTCGCCGATCTCTCTATCATCAAGGCGTGGAAGGGCGATGCCCGCGGCAACCTGATCTTCCGCAAGACAGCGCGCAATTTCAACCCGATGATGGCGACGGCCGGCAAGGTCTGCATCGCCGAGGTCGAGGAAATCGTGCCGGTCGGCTCACTTGATCCGGATAAAATTCATACGCCGGGCATCTATATCGACCGCATCGTGCAGGGCACTTTCGAGAAACGTATCGAGCAAAGAACCATCCGCGCAAAGGAAGAAGTATAA
- the folD gene encoding bifunctional methylenetetrahydrofolate dehydrogenase/methenyltetrahydrofolate cyclohydrolase FolD, with amino-acid sequence MSSPFHQKTAERGNIIDGAGYAKSLRDRLAIHVSNLKATHGLTPCLVVVIVGEDPASQVYVKSKGEMTLAIGMESRTIRLPDTTSEDELLKIIDDLNRDSVVNGILVQLPLPKHMSSLKVIDAINPDKDVDGFHVINAGKLAVGLDGIVPCTPLGSLMLLKDAAAAHGDTLAGKNAVIVGRSNIVGKPMAQLLLNQDCTVTIAHSKTKNLAEVCQGADILVAAVGRPKFIAGDWVKDGAYVIDVGINRIEVDGKGKLVGDVDFDGAKDRALAITPVPKGVGPMTIACLLNNTIKAFCLQNHLPVPDGV; translated from the coding sequence ATGAGTTCCCCCTTCCACCAGAAAACAGCCGAGCGCGGCAATATCATCGACGGCGCCGGCTACGCCAAATCCCTGCGAGATCGCCTGGCTATCCATGTCAGCAACCTCAAAGCGACGCACGGTCTGACGCCCTGCCTCGTGGTCGTCATTGTCGGTGAAGACCCCGCCAGCCAGGTCTATGTCAAGTCCAAGGGCGAAATGACCCTGGCGATCGGCATGGAATCGCGCACCATCCGCCTGCCCGACACCACTTCCGAAGATGAACTACTGAAGATCATCGATGATCTCAACCGCGACAGCGTGGTCAATGGCATTCTGGTGCAACTGCCGCTACCGAAGCACATGTCCTCTCTGAAGGTGATCGACGCCATCAATCCGGACAAGGATGTCGATGGTTTTCACGTCATCAATGCCGGCAAGCTGGCCGTGGGTCTTGACGGCATCGTGCCCTGCACGCCGCTGGGTTCGCTGATGCTGCTGAAGGATGCCGCCGCCGCACATGGCGATACGCTGGCCGGCAAGAATGCCGTCATCGTCGGCCGCTCCAACATCGTCGGCAAACCGATGGCACAGTTGCTGCTTAATCAGGACTGCACCGTCACCATCGCCCACTCGAAAACCAAAAACCTCGCCGAAGTCTGCCAGGGCGCCGATATCCTGGTGGCCGCCGTCGGCCGTCCGAAATTCATCGCCGGCGACTGGGTAAAAGACGGCGCCTATGTGATCGATGTCGGAATCAACCGCATTGAGGTGGATGGTAAAGGCAAGCTGGTCGGCGATGTCGATTTCGATGGCGCGAAAGACCGCGCCTTGGCCATCACGCCCGTGCCGAAGGGCGTCGGTCCGATGACCATAGCCTGCCTGCTCAACAACACCATCAAGGCCTTCTGCCTGCAGAACCATCTGCCGGTTCCGGACGGCGTTTAG
- a CDS encoding GH1 family beta-glucosidase, which yields MTNINRRQLGYGLATGLAGASLIGSAKAAPVDLSFPKDFRWGVATAAYQIEGAVKEDGRGQTNWDVFSHTPGKVANGDNGDMACDSYHRYADDVQLMKNLGVGTYRMSLAWSRIFPEGRGTPNQKGIDYYNRVVDTLLAAGIEPYVTLFHWDLPQALPGGWQNRDTALAFADYAGFMAGKLSDRVHNFMTVNELRCFTDLGHQVGIHAPGLKLDAAEVNQVRHHGVLAHGLGVQAIRSQAKPGTQVGLADNTVFYCPVMETPEHIAAAKKATREKNAMFLTAIMEGRYIDEYLTEQGAAAPKVQAGDMAAISSPLDFVALNIYTPEWVRADDGPSGYVTIPHIASSPRMASPWLVVGPEVAYWGPRMVSELWSPKTLYISENGASADDPVINGHIDDVDRVMYLRNYFGQFRRLVAEDYPLKGYFLWSLMDNFEWADGYSKRFGIHYVDFATQKRTPKLSALWYREVIRQGRIV from the coding sequence ATGACCAATATCAACAGGCGTCAACTGGGATATGGGCTTGCTACGGGCTTGGCGGGCGCGAGCCTGATCGGCTCCGCGAAGGCCGCCCCCGTAGATCTGAGCTTTCCCAAGGATTTCCGCTGGGGTGTCGCCACCGCCGCCTACCAGATCGAAGGCGCCGTGAAGGAAGACGGGCGCGGCCAGACAAACTGGGACGTTTTCAGCCATACACCGGGCAAGGTCGCCAATGGTGACAATGGAGACATGGCCTGTGACAGCTATCATCGCTATGCCGATGATGTTCAGTTGATGAAGAACCTCGGCGTCGGCACCTATCGCATGTCACTGGCCTGGTCACGCATCTTCCCGGAAGGCCGCGGCACACCCAATCAGAAGGGAATCGACTACTATAACCGGGTCGTCGACACGCTGCTGGCGGCCGGGATCGAGCCCTATGTCACCCTGTTCCACTGGGACCTGCCTCAAGCCCTGCCCGGCGGCTGGCAGAATCGGGATACCGCCCTGGCCTTCGCCGACTATGCAGGCTTCATGGCAGGCAAGCTGTCGGACCGCGTGCATAATTTCATGACCGTCAATGAACTGCGCTGTTTCACCGATCTCGGTCATCAGGTCGGCATCCATGCACCGGGGCTGAAGCTGGATGCGGCGGAGGTCAATCAGGTCCGCCACCATGGCGTTCTGGCGCATGGTCTGGGCGTACAAGCCATACGCTCCCAGGCCAAGCCGGGCACTCAGGTCGGACTGGCAGACAATACGGTCTTTTACTGCCCGGTAATGGAAACGCCCGAACATATCGCCGCTGCCAAAAAGGCGACGCGCGAGAAGAACGCCATGTTCCTGACCGCCATCATGGAAGGGCGCTATATCGACGAATACCTGACGGAACAGGGCGCCGCCGCACCGAAGGTGCAGGCCGGCGACATGGCCGCGATTTCCAGCCCGCTCGATTTCGTGGCGCTCAACATCTATACGCCCGAATGGGTGCGCGCCGATGATGGCCCCAGCGGTTATGTCACCATTCCGCATATTGCTTCGTCGCCGCGCATGGCCTCGCCGTGGCTGGTGGTCGGTCCGGAAGTCGCCTATTGGGGACCGCGGATGGTCAGTGAACTGTGGAGCCCGAAGACGCTCTATATCTCTGAAAACGGCGCCTCAGCCGACGATCCCGTTATCAATGGCCATATCGACGACGTCGATCGGGTCATGTACCTGCGCAACTATTTCGGCCAATTCCGCCGCCTCGTCGCGGAAGATTATCCGCTCAAGGGTTACTTCCTGTGGAGCCTGATGGACAATTTCGAATGGGCGGATGGCTATTCCAAGCGGTTCGGCATCCACTATGTCGATTTCGCCACCCAGAAACGCACGCCAAAATTGAGCGCGCTCTGGTACAGGGAGGTCATCCGCCAAGGTCGGATCGTCTGA